A region of Deltaproteobacteria bacterium DNA encodes the following proteins:
- a CDS encoding RnfABCDGE type electron transport complex subunit D has product MSAHKFYVSMSPHLHRGMTVSKISRHILVALAPTMLVGVYYFGWSAVKVLLVCMIMAVAGEAGMQRIMGKKITLHDGHALTIGLLLGLMLPPGLPWWGAAVGALIAIVLGKQIYGGLGNNPFNPAAVGWIVLSVSYPGYMDLYHAPLTGLKSFTTSPAAADLPLKLVREDLSELISYPPWDLLIGLKAGGIGEVCILALVLGGLYLILKRVITWHVPVACLGVAWIFSLLFSQIDPETYAGPSFHLLSGGLVFASFFLATDKGTMPVTAPGMLLAGAMVALITMIIRYWGGYVDGVYFAILLTNAVVPLMDRIRPAVYGRVKEVA; this is encoded by the coding sequence ATGAGTGCACACAAGTTCTATGTTTCCATGTCCCCGCATCTTCATCGGGGAATGACGGTTTCCAAGATATCCCGGCATATTCTGGTGGCGCTTGCGCCCACCATGCTGGTCGGCGTCTACTACTTCGGGTGGTCGGCGGTAAAAGTGCTTCTGGTCTGCATGATTATGGCTGTTGCCGGCGAGGCCGGAATGCAGCGCATCATGGGCAAGAAGATCACCCTTCATGATGGTCACGCACTGACGATCGGGCTTTTGTTGGGTCTGATGCTGCCTCCCGGTTTGCCCTGGTGGGGCGCGGCGGTGGGTGCGCTGATCGCCATCGTTCTGGGCAAACAGATATACGGCGGTCTCGGCAACAATCCTTTCAATCCGGCCGCCGTCGGATGGATCGTTCTCAGCGTGTCCTATCCGGGATACATGGACCTGTATCATGCGCCCCTAACGGGTCTGAAGAGCTTTACCACTTCCCCCGCGGCGGCCGATTTGCCGCTGAAACTCGTGCGCGAAGACCTGAGCGAACTGATTTCCTATCCGCCCTGGGATTTGTTGATCGGACTCAAGGCCGGAGGGATAGGAGAAGTCTGTATATTGGCCCTTGTGCTTGGAGGTCTCTATCTGATTCTTAAGCGTGTGATCACCTGGCACGTACCGGTTGCCTGCCTCGGCGTGGCGTGGATTTTCAGCCTCTTGTTCAGTCAGATTGATCCGGAAACTTACGCAGGCCCGTCTTTTCACCTCCTCAGCGGAGGTTTGGTGTTTGCTTCGTTCTTTTTGGCAACGGACAAGGGCACAATGCCCGTAACGGCGCCTGGAATGCTGCTCGCCGGCGCTATGGTGGCGTTGATCACCATGATCATCCGTTACTGGGGCGGGTACGTGGACGGCGTATATTTTGCCATTTTGCTTACAAACGCGGTTGTGCCGCTTATGGACCGCATCCGGCCTGCCGTGTATGGGAGGGTGAAGGAAGTTGCGTGA
- a CDS encoding DEAD/DEAH box helicase translates to MNTCEHFLTHLKRSHEFGPSLVYHKEIPKRAAQYAPPSTPLPPPLLRLLRQMNIERLYTHQAEALERVRKGQNVVVATPTSSGKTLVYTLPFLEKIYTEPEPVSALFVFPLKALEQDQQRILQQAKRLLEPDMVVRSAVYDGDTSPNDRKQIRSDPPHVLITNPDMLHMGILASHASWETFFRRLAYVVVDELHTYRGIFGSHMAQILRRLQRITAFYGSDPRYIFSSATILNPEEFSERLTGKRFSVVRQSGAPQGGRHFLFLNPETVGPAHFSARLFIHCLREGLKSIVFTQSRKVTELIHVWVKQMAPEYTRLVSSYRAGFLPEERRSIERDLARGALMGVISTSALEMGIDIGGLDVCILVGYPGTVMATWQRGGRVGREERDSIVALIAQPNALDQYFMHNPEDFFARQYERAIADPENSEVVKAHLPCAAAELELDGDDPFYPSERYAREYRELEEKRILGRNESGNSWFSILRNPHRQVSIRSVGETFTVMHAETQKVIGRVEGLRAFRECHPGAVYLHRATQYEILAMDFEHSNIKARAVDVPYYTRCESEKETEVLEILRSRPCENFLIKQGRVRVTERITGYEKRRIRGQELLSRHFLELPEQVFETVGVWIEIDDVIKHRIEDLGLHFMGGIHAMEHAAIAMFPLLALCDRNDVGGISYTFHPQVGKSAVFLYDGYPGGVGLVDQGYELIEELLEKTLVMVSSCECEDGCPSCIHSPKCGAGNKPLDKAACILCLELLLNRKSLGTSDAPSSGPRSDEPGVDKAETKRPLRIAYLDLETRRSAEEVGGWRNKHLMRVAVVVLYEQPENRFLEFYENDVGDLIKRLPEYDLVVGFNIKGFDYGVLSAYTNTDFGRISTFDILEYAKNKLGFRVSLDNFARRTLGIGKSGDGLQALEWFNAGEMEKVVEYCRKDVEITRDLFLFGLEKGHLLFEDLKKEVKKLSVDWNLDRLSRVPL, encoded by the coding sequence ATGAATACATGTGAGCATTTCCTGACGCACCTAAAGCGTTCCCACGAGTTTGGGCCGAGTCTGGTGTATCACAAAGAGATCCCGAAACGGGCCGCCCAATACGCACCGCCGTCGACTCCATTGCCTCCCCCGTTACTCCGGTTGCTGCGCCAAATGAACATCGAACGCCTGTATACCCACCAGGCAGAGGCTTTGGAACGCGTGCGCAAGGGGCAGAATGTGGTTGTGGCTACTCCCACTTCGAGTGGCAAAACGCTGGTCTACACCCTGCCGTTTCTCGAGAAGATCTATACGGAGCCGGAGCCGGTCTCGGCTCTGTTCGTGTTTCCGTTGAAAGCCCTGGAACAGGACCAACAAAGGATTCTTCAACAGGCGAAACGGTTGCTGGAGCCGGACATGGTTGTCCGCTCCGCCGTCTACGATGGGGATACCAGTCCCAACGATCGGAAGCAAATCCGGTCCGATCCACCGCATGTGTTGATTACCAATCCCGACATGCTGCATATGGGTATCCTGGCCTCCCATGCCTCATGGGAGACCTTCTTTCGGCGCCTCGCATACGTGGTCGTCGACGAACTGCACACGTATCGGGGCATTTTCGGTTCACACATGGCCCAGATTCTCCGCAGACTGCAAAGAATCACGGCCTTTTACGGTTCCGATCCGCGCTATATATTTTCATCCGCTACCATCTTGAATCCCGAAGAGTTTTCGGAACGGCTTACGGGCAAAAGGTTCAGCGTCGTTCGTCAGAGCGGCGCACCCCAGGGAGGCCGCCACTTCCTGTTCCTAAATCCAGAGACGGTCGGTCCGGCGCATTTCTCCGCCCGTTTGTTTATCCATTGCCTTCGCGAGGGACTGAAGAGCATCGTATTCACGCAATCGAGAAAGGTCACGGAGCTGATTCACGTATGGGTGAAACAGATGGCGCCCGAGTATACGCGGCTGGTGAGTTCTTATCGCGCGGGCTTCCTGCCCGAGGAAAGGCGATCCATCGAACGGGATCTGGCCAGGGGCGCCCTGATGGGAGTCATTTCCACCAGCGCTCTGGAGATGGGTATCGATATCGGCGGATTGGACGTATGCATCCTTGTGGGCTATCCGGGAACGGTGATGGCCACATGGCAACGCGGGGGGCGCGTAGGACGCGAAGAACGGGACTCGATTGTAGCTCTGATCGCTCAGCCGAATGCTCTTGACCAGTATTTCATGCACAATCCCGAGGATTTCTTTGCCAGGCAGTACGAGCGAGCCATCGCGGACCCCGAGAACTCCGAGGTCGTCAAAGCTCATCTGCCCTGCGCTGCGGCGGAGCTCGAGCTGGATGGGGACGATCCGTTCTACCCGTCCGAGCGATATGCCCGGGAGTATCGAGAACTGGAAGAGAAGAGGATCCTCGGAAGAAATGAAAGCGGGAACTCGTGGTTCTCGATCCTCAGGAATCCTCACCGTCAGGTGAGCATTCGAAGTGTGGGGGAAACCTTTACGGTGATGCACGCGGAAACCCAGAAAGTGATCGGGCGCGTGGAGGGCTTGAGGGCGTTTCGGGAATGTCATCCGGGAGCAGTGTATCTCCACAGGGCCACTCAATACGAGATTCTGGCCATGGACTTCGAGCACTCGAACATCAAGGCCCGTGCGGTCGATGTCCCCTACTACACCCGGTGCGAATCGGAAAAGGAGACGGAGGTCCTCGAGATTCTCCGCAGTCGTCCCTGCGAAAACTTCCTGATCAAACAGGGACGCGTACGCGTAACGGAGCGCATCACCGGATATGAGAAGCGACGCATACGCGGCCAGGAGTTGCTGAGTCGTCACTTTCTGGAGTTGCCTGAACAGGTTTTCGAGACCGTTGGCGTCTGGATCGAGATAGACGATGTAATCAAGCATCGGATCGAGGACCTGGGGCTTCATTTCATGGGCGGCATTCACGCCATGGAACACGCGGCCATTGCCATGTTTCCCCTGCTGGCGTTGTGCGACCGAAACGACGTGGGGGGCATTTCGTACACGTTTCATCCTCAAGTGGGTAAGAGCGCCGTGTTTCTCTATGACGGTTATCCGGGAGGCGTGGGATTGGTGGATCAGGGCTACGAGCTGATCGAGGAATTGCTCGAGAAGACCCTGGTAATGGTATCGTCTTGTGAGTGTGAGGACGGATGCCCTTCATGCATCCATTCGCCCAAATGCGGCGCCGGAAACAAACCGTTGGACAAAGCTGCGTGTATTCTCTGCCTCGAGCTGCTGCTGAACCGAAAGAGCCTGGGAACGAGCGACGCACCATCTTCGGGCCCCCGATCGGACGAGCCTGGAGTGGATAAGGCTGAGACGAAACGACCCCTTAGGATCGCGTATCTGGATCTGGAAACCCGTCGTTCCGCAGAGGAGGTAGGGGGATGGCGGAACAAACATCTCATGCGCGTAGCCGTTGTCGTACTATACGAGCAGCCCGAGAACCGCTTTCTTGAATTCTATGAGAACGATGTGGGGGACTTGATCAAGCGTCTGCCCGAATATGATCTGGTGGTTGGGTTCAATATCAAAGGTTTCGATTATGGAGTATTAAGCGCCTATACAAATACGGATTTTGGTCGCATATCCACCTTTGACATATTGGAATACGCCAAAAACAAACTGGGGTTTCGTGTCTCATTGGATAACTTTGCGCGCCGGACGCTGGGGATCGGCAAAAGTGGGGACGGCTTGCAGGCGCTCGAGTGGTTCAATGCGGGAGAGATGGAAAAAGTCGTAGAATACTGCAGAAAGGATGTAGAGATTACCCGTGATCTTTTTCTGTTCGGTCTGGAGAAAGGTCATCTTTTGTTTGAGGATTTAAAAAAAGAGGTGAAGAAGCTTTCGGTTGATTGGAATCTGGATCGATTGTCCCGCGTACCGTTGTGA
- a CDS encoding TlyA family RNA methyltransferase, translating into MVKLRADERLVREGLAATRSKAQALILSGSVYAGGELVSKAGTRIEDTVRLEVKSRIPSYVSRGGNKLEGAIQSFGISVAGLAALDVGASTGGFTDCLLKHGARKVFAVDVGHGQLDWSLRNDPRVVVLEKTNARNLTKSTLGESIAIAVIDASFISLTLLIPPVLNVLEPRGLVVALIKPQFEVGRAEVGKGGVVKDPEKHLRVCRKIEEFVLELGCEPVGVIESPLLGPKGNKEFFIAFYKGVNQP; encoded by the coding sequence ATGGTAAAACTGAGGGCGGATGAACGGTTGGTCCGGGAGGGACTCGCGGCGACCAGGAGTAAGGCCCAGGCCCTGATACTGAGCGGTTCCGTATATGCCGGCGGGGAGTTGGTGTCCAAGGCGGGAACGCGGATCGAAGACACGGTTCGACTGGAAGTCAAGTCCAGGATACCCTCGTATGTAAGTCGTGGGGGGAACAAGCTCGAAGGCGCCATCCAATCGTTCGGAATATCCGTAGCCGGACTTGCGGCGCTGGACGTGGGGGCCTCCACCGGGGGGTTCACCGATTGCCTGCTCAAACACGGCGCCCGGAAGGTCTTCGCCGTGGACGTGGGTCACGGACAATTGGACTGGAGTTTGCGGAACGATCCGCGCGTGGTGGTGCTCGAGAAGACCAATGCCCGCAATTTAACCAAAAGCACTCTGGGAGAGTCTATAGCAATTGCGGTTATCGATGCATCCTTTATTTCCCTTACTCTCCTGATTCCGCCGGTGCTGAACGTCCTCGAACCCCGGGGGCTGGTAGTGGCGTTGATCAAACCCCAGTTCGAAGTGGGCAGGGCGGAAGTGGGTAAAGGAGGCGTGGTCAAAGATCCGGAAAAACACCTGCGCGTATGCCGAAAAATCGAGGAGTTTGTCCTCGAACTTGGATGTGAACCTGTAGGCGTGATCGAATCCCCTCTACTGGGCCCCAAAGGCAACAAAGAGTTTTTTATCGCCTTTTATAAAGGAGTGAATCAGCCATGA
- a CDS encoding sensor domain-containing diguanylate cyclase, whose product MKDDSKVIDSNERIIKKISQENTELRKKLQQVVERVVENERIMNHFADIEALFLETVTLQEFVNRLLAQLEERFQVSAALVLTCEHQGLGEGFCPKIEHEQFKWVWSEDLTKRVYGSEDPVLLKEPLSVDADYFLGSLAKPIRSMAVIPLRSHNRLLGGLALGSEEAGRYQSGMDTSFLARLGRKISVGIDNVLMFERLRHQSATDPLTGLFNRSHLREALNNEMNRKNRYGTPFSCIMIDMDGFKTINDSLGHAAGDYLLVEFAKLLKSNVRTTDICARYGGDEFVVVLPHTSSQQALITANKLACLSAAASIPWEEGTVLMRASFGVASTDYIDTEDPETILTAADTQLYQAKTSTGLRVRPELKSDHDQNRSE is encoded by the coding sequence ATGAAAGACGACAGCAAGGTCATCGACTCCAACGAACGAATCATCAAAAAGATTTCCCAGGAGAATACGGAACTCCGAAAGAAGTTGCAGCAAGTCGTCGAGCGAGTCGTTGAAAACGAGCGCATCATGAACCACTTCGCCGATATCGAGGCTCTCTTCCTGGAAACGGTCACGCTCCAAGAATTCGTCAACCGATTGTTGGCGCAACTGGAAGAACGTTTTCAGGTCTCGGCCGCGCTCGTCCTGACCTGCGAGCACCAAGGTCTGGGCGAAGGATTCTGTCCGAAAATCGAACACGAACAATTCAAATGGGTATGGTCGGAAGATCTGACAAAACGGGTGTACGGCAGCGAAGATCCGGTATTACTCAAGGAACCACTGTCCGTCGATGCAGACTACTTCTTGGGATCCCTTGCCAAGCCGATCCGTTCCATGGCCGTGATTCCTCTTCGTTCCCATAACAGACTTCTCGGAGGGCTGGCTTTAGGAAGCGAAGAGGCAGGCAGGTATCAGTCCGGCATGGACACCAGCTTCCTGGCTCGCTTGGGACGAAAGATATCGGTCGGCATAGATAATGTGCTGATGTTTGAGAGACTCAGACATCAGTCCGCCACGGACCCTCTAACGGGGCTGTTCAACAGAAGCCACTTGAGGGAAGCGCTGAACAACGAAATGAACCGGAAAAACCGTTATGGCACTCCCTTTTCATGCATCATGATCGATATGGACGGATTCAAGACCATCAACGATTCCCTGGGGCATGCAGCCGGAGACTACCTCTTAGTCGAGTTTGCCAAGCTACTCAAATCCAACGTCCGAACCACGGACATCTGTGCGCGTTACGGAGGCGACGAGTTCGTAGTCGTGCTCCCACACACAAGCTCGCAACAGGCGCTGATCACCGCGAATAAACTCGCCTGTCTGTCCGCCGCCGCTTCCATCCCATGGGAGGAGGGAACCGTACTCATGAGAGCCAGTTTCGGCGTGGCTTCCACGGACTACATCGATACGGAAGATCCGGAGACAATCTTGACGGCAGCGGACACACAACTTTACCAAGCCAAGACATCCACGGGCCTTCGCGTCCGCCCTGAGCTCAAAAGCGATCATGATCAAAACCGTTCAGAATAA
- a CDS encoding HU family DNA-binding protein translates to MNKADIIAEMADAAGVSKAVAGKALDGMLGAIEGALKDGDKVTLVGFGTFSVAKRAARTGRNPQTKEEIKIPAANVPKFKPGNRLKDVVK, encoded by the coding sequence ATGAACAAAGCGGACATCATCGCGGAAATGGCCGACGCAGCGGGCGTCTCCAAAGCCGTTGCGGGAAAGGCTCTGGACGGAATGCTCGGTGCGATCGAGGGCGCACTGAAAGATGGTGACAAGGTCACGCTGGTGGGGTTTGGGACGTTTTCGGTTGCGAAAAGGGCTGCCAGAACAGGCCGAAATCCTCAGACCAAAGAAGAGATCAAGATCCCTGCCGCCAACGTGCCCAAGTTCAAACCTGGAAACAGGTTAAAAGACGTTGTGAAGTAG
- a CDS encoding electron transport complex subunit E, translated as MRLLNEFTKGLWREVPPFRLVLGLCPTLAVTTAAENGLGMGLAFTFVLVCSNMLVALLRKLIPSKVRLASYIVIIASFVVVVELCMQAYTFKLYEALGIFIPLIVVNCIVLGRAEAFASKNGVMLSMADGLGMGIGYTAALTVIGGMRELLGNGSVFGVSVMWSSFEPFGFMLKAPGAFVCLGFLLGLMNIIGAKK; from the coding sequence ATGAGGCTGCTGAACGAATTTACCAAAGGCCTGTGGCGCGAAGTCCCTCCTTTTCGTCTGGTGTTGGGGCTGTGTCCCACACTGGCGGTTACCACTGCCGCTGAAAACGGTTTGGGTATGGGATTGGCGTTCACGTTCGTCCTTGTGTGTTCAAACATGTTAGTGGCTCTTCTTCGGAAACTGATCCCCAGCAAGGTCCGACTCGCATCGTACATAGTGATCATCGCCTCTTTCGTGGTTGTTGTGGAACTCTGCATGCAGGCGTATACCTTCAAATTGTATGAAGCGCTGGGCATCTTCATTCCGCTTATCGTGGTGAACTGCATCGTGCTTGGACGGGCCGAGGCCTTTGCATCCAAGAACGGCGTGATGCTCTCCATGGCGGATGGCCTGGGGATGGGAATCGGATACACGGCGGCTCTTACCGTGATAGGGGGAATGCGTGAATTGTTGGGAAACGGAAGCGTTTTCGGAGTGAGTGTCATGTGGTCTTCGTTCGAACCCTTCGGTTTCATGCTGAAAGCGCCCGGCGCGTTTGTCTGCCTCGGTTTTCTTCTCGGCCTCATGAACATAATCGGAGCCAAAAAGTAG
- a CDS encoding RnfABCDGE type electron transport complex subunit C, whose product MWKRTSFKGMHIPEWQGVDYKIETFPLPKKVILPMEQHHGGMCEPAVSKGEKVKTGQIIGKSDRFSVAPVHASISGTVTDILPWPEPRGRNVLSLVIESDDKDEWIETAHPDPDFLSRKPSQLLSDLRNSGIIEIGTPALPLHVKLAPPERPKMYLFLVGIPVLKKVHTLIVSAIDPEPGVYVRRAVLRNFPEEILQGIQAVRRISGVTRVVLAISENDPISTEVLKRFDEAGVELFVASGKYPSALEPILIKQFMGEEIPLPDGNCRDVGVLVQDVVTVYNLLAALRDKKPHIERLVTVWGNGISKPRLFIVRIGTPVGEIISYLGGSIPGTGKVIMGGPLMGYAQYSLNVPVTKETYGIMLQAERDVHKFSPDPCFNCGACVGVCPTNLLPNELSKYCEFGRFADAERNYVFHCIECGLCAYVCPAKRPMVHLMRYGKSEINARKVSA is encoded by the coding sequence ATGTGGAAAAGAACGTCGTTTAAAGGAATGCATATTCCTGAATGGCAGGGGGTGGACTACAAGATTGAGACTTTCCCTCTGCCTAAGAAAGTAATTCTGCCCATGGAACAGCACCATGGCGGAATGTGCGAGCCGGCCGTATCCAAAGGAGAGAAAGTCAAGACCGGTCAGATCATCGGGAAAAGCGACCGGTTTTCGGTGGCGCCGGTTCACGCCAGCATCTCGGGAACGGTAACGGACATTCTTCCTTGGCCGGAGCCCCGGGGCCGCAACGTGTTGAGTCTGGTCATAGAATCGGATGATAAGGATGAATGGATAGAGACCGCCCATCCGGATCCTGATTTCCTGAGTCGAAAACCATCTCAGCTTTTGAGCGATCTCAGAAATTCAGGCATCATCGAGATCGGAACTCCCGCCCTGCCGCTGCACGTCAAGCTCGCTCCCCCGGAACGGCCCAAAATGTACCTTTTTCTGGTTGGAATACCGGTTTTGAAGAAGGTGCACACACTCATCGTTAGCGCCATCGATCCGGAACCCGGCGTGTATGTTCGGCGCGCCGTCCTCCGTAACTTCCCTGAAGAGATCCTTCAGGGTATTCAGGCCGTACGGAGGATTTCGGGCGTAACTCGGGTGGTTTTGGCCATTTCCGAAAACGATCCCATTTCTACGGAAGTGCTGAAGCGGTTCGATGAAGCGGGAGTCGAGCTGTTCGTGGCGTCCGGCAAGTATCCGTCGGCCCTAGAACCGATTCTGATAAAACAATTCATGGGCGAAGAGATTCCCCTGCCGGACGGAAACTGCCGCGACGTCGGCGTTCTTGTTCAGGACGTGGTGACGGTCTATAATCTCTTGGCCGCCTTGCGCGACAAGAAACCGCACATAGAACGCCTCGTTACGGTGTGGGGTAACGGGATTTCAAAGCCTCGGCTTTTCATTGTGCGTATTGGAACGCCCGTGGGCGAAATCATCTCCTATCTGGGCGGATCGATCCCCGGTACCGGGAAGGTAATTATGGGTGGGCCGCTGATGGGTTATGCTCAGTACTCGTTGAATGTGCCTGTGACGAAAGAGACTTACGGCATTATGCTTCAGGCGGAACGGGACGTCCATAAATTCTCCCCGGACCCGTGCTTCAACTGCGGCGCCTGCGTGGGCGTCTGCCCTACGAATCTGCTGCCAAACGAGTTGAGCAAGTACTGCGAATTCGGCAGATTCGCGGACGCGGAACGGAATTATGTGTTTCATTGCATTGAATGCGGGTTGTGCGCATATGTGTGTCCCGCCAAACGTCCCATGGTTCATCTTATGAGGTACGGCAAGTCTGAGATTAATGCCAGGAAGGTGTCCGCATGA
- a CDS encoding HDOD domain-containing protein yields the protein MSLKERLSPERIEKVKKRFLQVEHLPTISSTFDKIINMIDQESTTIREIEQIIKLDQAITIRVLKIINSPFYGYSDVTTISKAIVLLGFKELKNIVVSAAIINVLDARQPIAGLKVSDFWLHSMAVAFISRFLAKNLDLSCEQESFTIGLLHDIGKVAYLKEDPQLMGDLMTLAKSRQISFAQAEEIVGLSHSQVGWYLGEKWNLPERLCGTIRQHHQPDPESVYFIETAMVHLADHIAVKLQIGNSGNACADPLDPAALHSLKLNDQLVSKILDRIEEKKDALVQVAKNLLSN from the coding sequence ATGTCGTTAAAAGAAAGACTGTCACCGGAACGTATCGAAAAAGTCAAGAAACGTTTCCTGCAGGTGGAACATCTCCCCACGATATCCTCCACTTTCGACAAGATCATCAATATGATCGATCAAGAATCCACCACCATCAGGGAGATAGAACAGATCATCAAACTCGATCAAGCCATAACCATCCGTGTTTTAAAAATCATTAACTCTCCCTTCTACGGGTACTCCGATGTGACAACCATCTCAAAGGCCATCGTGCTGCTCGGATTCAAGGAGCTGAAAAACATTGTTGTGAGCGCCGCAATCATCAATGTGCTGGACGCAAGGCAACCCATTGCCGGCCTGAAAGTGTCTGATTTCTGGCTTCATTCAATGGCCGTGGCCTTCATATCGAGATTTCTGGCAAAGAACCTCGATCTGAGCTGCGAACAGGAATCATTTACAATAGGACTCTTGCACGACATCGGAAAAGTGGCCTACCTGAAAGAAGACCCCCAACTCATGGGGGATCTGATGACCCTGGCCAAATCCAGACAGATTTCGTTTGCACAAGCCGAAGAAATCGTCGGATTGTCCCACAGCCAGGTAGGTTGGTATCTGGGCGAAAAATGGAATCTGCCCGAACGATTATGCGGCACCATCCGTCAACACCACCAACCCGACCCGGAAAGCGTCTATTTTATAGAAACGGCCATGGTCCACCTTGCCGACCATATCGCCGTCAAACTCCAAATTGGAAACTCCGGCAATGCGTGCGCGGATCCACTGGATCCTGCGGCCTTGCACAGTCTGAAACTGAATGATCAGCTCGTCTCAAAAATTCTAGATCGGATCGAAGAAAAGAAAGATGCGCTCGTACAGGTCGCCAAGAACCTGCTATCTAACTGA
- a CDS encoding RnfABCDGE type electron transport complex subunit G produces MRDIIRMIVVLTVICGVSGFTLAFVKQVTEEPREYAYLKFVKEPSIKAVLSGYDNDPIKDRITLTLGKDETGKPVEKQFFPAKQGGKVIGVAFDSSAPGYGGPIDVMIGVNEQGVVDGISIMKHSETPGLGARTTEPSFTGQFKGLNLDGALNLTGNGGKVQAVSGTSVSSGAVVRAVRQALELLPKIKQEVFSS; encoded by the coding sequence TTGCGTGACATAATCCGAATGATAGTCGTATTGACGGTGATCTGCGGCGTCAGTGGCTTCACTCTGGCGTTTGTAAAGCAAGTCACGGAGGAGCCTCGAGAATACGCGTATCTCAAGTTCGTGAAGGAACCCTCCATAAAGGCCGTGCTTTCAGGGTACGACAACGACCCGATTAAGGACCGCATCACTCTGACTCTTGGCAAAGACGAAACCGGCAAGCCTGTGGAGAAGCAGTTCTTCCCCGCCAAACAGGGCGGAAAGGTCATCGGGGTGGCGTTCGATTCGAGCGCCCCCGGATACGGCGGGCCCATCGACGTCATGATCGGGGTGAACGAACAGGGCGTCGTGGACGGCATCTCGATTATGAAACATTCCGAGACGCCCGGGCTTGGCGCGCGCACCACGGAACCTTCCTTTACAGGTCAGTTCAAGGGATTGAATCTGGACGGTGCTCTGAACTTGACCGGGAATGGCGGGAAAGTCCAGGCTGTCAGCGGCACCTCCGTTTCCAGCGGCGCCGTTGTGCGAGCCGTGCGACAGGCGCTCGAGCTATTGCCAAAAATCAAGCAGGAGGTATTCTCATCATGA
- a CDS encoding pyridoxal phosphate-dependent aminotransferase: MTLSNRIQKIKPSPTLAVDAKAKAMKAQGVDLVSFGAGEPDFDTPDNIKEAAIKAIRDGFTRYTAAGGTDELKDAIIEKFKNDNGLDYARNQVVVNCGGKHSFYNLAQVLFGEGDDVIIPAPYWVSYPPMTILADANPVTVETTAEEGFKLSADRLREVLTPATKALVLNSPSNPTGAVYTPEELEAIAEVAVEKDFYLITDDMYERILFDGAVFKSVASFSPEVKARTLVLNGVSKTYSMTGWRIGYMAGPAEIISAVTKIQSQSTSNPNSIAQKAAVEALRGPQDFVKMMTEAFQKRKDYIVERLNAIDGISCFDPRGAFYVFPNVSEYYGRTLRGRSVQDSNSFTDFLLEEAKVAVVPGIGFGSDEFVRLSFATSMDQIREGLNRIEKALAE; encoded by the coding sequence ATGACACTTTCCAACAGAATTCAAAAAATCAAACCATCTCCTACTCTGGCCGTGGATGCGAAAGCGAAAGCGATGAAAGCCCAAGGGGTGGACCTGGTCAGTTTCGGCGCCGGTGAACCGGATTTCGACACCCCCGACAACATCAAAGAGGCTGCGATCAAAGCCATACGGGACGGCTTCACCCGCTACACGGCGGCGGGAGGCACCGATGAACTGAAAGACGCCATAATCGAGAAGTTCAAGAATGACAATGGGCTCGACTACGCCAGGAACCAGGTGGTAGTCAACTGCGGCGGGAAACACTCGTTTTACAATTTGGCTCAGGTCTTGTTCGGAGAGGGTGACGACGTCATTATCCCTGCGCCTTATTGGGTTTCCTATCCTCCCATGACCATCCTGGCGGACGCCAATCCCGTGACCGTGGAAACCACCGCGGAAGAAGGATTCAAACTTTCGGCGGATCGGCTTCGGGAGGTGCTGACGCCGGCCACAAAAGCTCTGGTGCTCAACAGTCCGTCCAACCCTACCGGTGCGGTGTATACCCCGGAGGAGCTGGAAGCGATCGCGGAAGTGGCCGTCGAGAAGGACTTCTACCTGATTACCGACGACATGTACGAACGGATTCTGTTCGACGGTGCGGTGTTCAAAAGCGTTGCTTCTTTTAGTCCCGAGGTGAAGGCCAGGACCCTCGTGCTCAACGGCGTGTCCAAAACGTATTCCATGACCGGCTGGCGCATCGGCTATATGGCCGGACCCGCAGAAATCATCTCCGCTGTAACAAAGATACAGAGTCAGAGCACCTCGAATCCCAACTCGATCGCCCAGAAGGCGGCGGTGGAGGCGCTTCGTGGTCCCCAGGATTTCGTAAAAATGATGACCGAGGCATTTCAGAAAAGGAAAGATTACATAGTCGAGCGACTCAACGCCATAGACGGGATCTCCTGTTTTGATCCCAGGGGCGCGTTCTACGTGTTCCCGAACGTTTCCGAATATTACGGTAGAACCCTTCGGGGCCGGTCCGTCCAGGATTCCAATTCCTTCACCGACTTTCTTTTGGAGGAGGCGAAGGTGGCCGTAGTGCCGGGCATTGGATTTGGGTCGGACGAATTCGTCCGGCTATCTTTCGCCACCTCTATGGACCAGATTCGCGAGGGTTTGAATCGAATAGAAAAGGCTCTGGCGGAATAG